The following proteins come from a genomic window of Verrucomicrobiia bacterium:
- a CDS encoding spermidine/putrescine ABC transporter substrate-binding protein, which yields MNVCSRLARFATVTLGILLLTPAMAAGRLNVLIWSEYLDPAVVADFEAAHGAKVFVDVYEESESMLAKLQGGGASQYDVVCVPDSLVIAAIQLKLLAPLRKQNLPNLRHLEPRFTRLSFDPTGTYTVPYQWGTLVLYYREDPGRPAPDSWAAIFDPTASYGPFTLLDSVRDTIGAALKYRGHSFNSTNTAHLRDARDLVQAAKARAIGFETTVSGRNRVLAGTSALALVYSSDAARGMAENPGTRCVIPKEGSEIWLDTLAITARAPNRDLAEQFLNWILDPRQGARISTFTRSGTPNAAARNLIAPEVLKNTAVYPPPEVMARLEFLEDLGSRTRLYDQIWTQIKAK from the coding sequence ATGAACGTGTGCTCCCGCCTGGCCCGGTTTGCCACGGTGACCCTCGGCATCCTGCTGCTCACCCCCGCAATGGCCGCCGGCCGGCTGAACGTGTTGATCTGGTCCGAATACCTCGACCCGGCAGTGGTGGCGGATTTCGAGGCGGCCCACGGGGCGAAGGTTTTCGTGGATGTCTACGAGGAGTCGGAGTCCATGCTCGCGAAGCTCCAGGGCGGGGGTGCATCGCAATACGACGTCGTCTGCGTTCCCGATTCCCTCGTCATTGCCGCGATCCAGCTCAAGCTCCTGGCACCACTCCGCAAGCAGAACCTGCCAAACCTGCGCCACCTCGAACCCCGGTTCACCCGCCTCAGTTTTGACCCGACCGGCACCTACACCGTGCCCTACCAGTGGGGAACCCTGGTGCTGTACTACCGGGAGGATCCCGGACGCCCCGCGCCCGATTCCTGGGCGGCGATCTTCGATCCCACGGCATCCTACGGGCCCTTCACCCTGCTCGACTCGGTCCGCGACACGATCGGTGCCGCGCTCAAGTATCGCGGACACAGCTTCAACAGCACCAACACCGCGCACCTGCGCGACGCCCGCGACCTCGTCCAGGCCGCCAAGGCGCGCGCCATCGGCTTCGAGACCACGGTGTCCGGACGCAACCGCGTCCTGGCCGGCACCTCGGCCCTCGCGTTGGTGTACAGCAGCGACGCGGCCCGTGGCATGGCGGAGAATCCCGGGACCCGCTGTGTGATCCCGAAGGAAGGGAGTGAAATCTGGCTCGACACCCTGGCCATCACGGCCCGGGCGCCAAACCGTGACCTTGCCGAGCAGTTCTTGAACTGGATTCTGGATCCAAGACAGGGCGCCCGGATCTCCACCTTCACCCGCTCCGGAACCCCCAACGCCGCCGCCCGCAACCTCATTGCGCCGGAGGTGCTTAAGAACACGGCGGTCTATCCCCCGCCCGAAGTCATGGCCCGCCTCGAATTCCTCGAAGACCTCGGAAGCAGGACACGGCTCTACGACCAGATTTGGACCCAGATCAAGGCGAAGTAG
- a CDS encoding SMP-30/gluconolactonase/LRE family protein: MGSHRHLVVFLFLLLSAPNPGRAAENPYPPGPDSVRQEGVPHGDVVKGTFIAGTNSVFPGTVRDYSLYIPQQLDRSRRAPLLVLQDGGGYQAVHVLDNLIAKREIPAQIGLFVMHGRVPSRSTNALDRFNRSYEYDGLGDTYARFLLDEFFPFVEQNHGVLLTTNASERAIGGASSGGICAFTAAWERPDAFRRVFTSIGTYVGLRGGHSYPTLIRKVEPKPIRIFLQGGENDLNIYGGDWWMANQEMQRALEFAGYDVRHAWGTGGHDSFQATQVFPDALRWLWRDHPAPITANPEGRSKQPVVREILAPDSEWELVAGGFGFTEGPAVNAAGEVFFTDIPNQRIHRVDANGAVSVFASETGGANGLMFGPDGRLFAAAGGSREIAVYTPDGVRSVLATGIEGNDLCVTHDGNLYVTEPSQKRVWLVTPDGEKRVVDEGINFPNGVRLSPDQSLLFVSDTRGAFVWSFQVQDDGSLAYKQRYHHLHLVDGSTQSGADGMTLDRDGRLYVTTEMGLQFCDQAGRVNGIVSKPQPRWLSNVVLGGPEFDQLYVTCADKVYRRPVRVRGLDPVKPPLKPAPPRL; encoded by the coding sequence ATGGGGTCCCACCGCCATCTCGTTGTTTTCCTGTTCCTGCTGCTCTCCGCCCCGAATCCCGGTCGCGCGGCCGAGAATCCCTATCCGCCCGGCCCCGACTCCGTCCGGCAGGAAGGCGTGCCCCACGGAGACGTCGTCAAGGGAACCTTCATCGCCGGCACCAACAGCGTGTTTCCGGGAACCGTCCGCGACTACTCGCTCTACATCCCCCAGCAACTGGATCGCTCCCGGCGCGCACCCCTGCTGGTGCTGCAGGACGGCGGCGGCTACCAGGCCGTCCATGTGCTGGACAACCTGATCGCGAAGCGGGAAATCCCGGCCCAGATCGGCCTGTTTGTCATGCACGGGCGCGTGCCGTCGCGGTCCACCAACGCGCTCGACCGGTTCAACCGCAGCTACGAATACGACGGGCTCGGTGACACCTACGCGCGATTCCTCCTGGACGAGTTTTTCCCGTTCGTTGAGCAGAACCACGGGGTGCTGCTGACCACCAACGCCAGCGAACGGGCCATCGGCGGCGCCAGCAGCGGGGGCATCTGCGCCTTCACGGCTGCGTGGGAACGGCCCGACGCCTTCCGCAGGGTCTTCACCAGCATCGGCACCTACGTCGGCCTGCGCGGCGGGCACAGCTACCCGACCCTCATCCGCAAGGTCGAACCCAAGCCGATCCGCATCTTTCTGCAGGGCGGCGAGAACGACCTGAACATTTATGGAGGGGACTGGTGGATGGCCAATCAGGAAATGCAGCGGGCGCTCGAGTTCGCCGGCTACGACGTCCGCCACGCCTGGGGCACCGGCGGGCACGACAGTTTCCAGGCCACTCAAGTGTTTCCCGATGCCCTCCGCTGGCTGTGGCGGGATCATCCGGCGCCCATCACCGCCAACCCCGAAGGCCGTTCGAAACAGCCCGTGGTGCGCGAGATCCTCGCGCCGGATTCGGAATGGGAGCTGGTGGCCGGGGGCTTCGGGTTCACCGAGGGCCCCGCCGTCAATGCCGCGGGCGAGGTGTTCTTCACCGACATCCCAAACCAACGCATCCATCGCGTGGACGCCAATGGTGCCGTGTCGGTCTTCGCCTCGGAGACCGGCGGGGCCAACGGCTTGATGTTCGGTCCCGATGGCCGTCTGTTCGCCGCCGCGGGCGGGTCGCGTGAAATCGCCGTGTACACCCCGGATGGCGTGCGCTCGGTCCTCGCCACGGGGATTGAGGGCAACGACCTCTGCGTCACCCACGACGGCAACCTGTACGTCACCGAACCCTCGCAAAAGCGTGTCTGGCTGGTCACCCCGGACGGAGAGAAGCGCGTCGTGGACGAGGGAATCAACTTCCCCAACGGCGTCCGCCTTTCCCCCGACCAGAGTTTGCTGTTTGTCAGCGACACCCGCGGCGCGTTCGTGTGGTCGTTCCAGGTTCAGGACGACGGCTCGCTCGCGTACAAGCAGCGCTACCATCATCTCCACCTGGTGGACGGCTCCACCCAGAGCGGCGCGGATGGCATGACCCTGGATCGTGACGGACGCCTCTACGTGACCACCGAAATGGGCCTCCAGTTCTGCGATCAGGCCGGCCGGGTGAACGGCATCGTGTCGAAGCCGCAACCGCGCTGGCTTTCCAACGTGGTGCTGGGTGGACCGGAGTTTGACCAGCTCTACGTCACCTGTGCGGACAAGGTGTATCGCCGCCCGGTCCGCGTGCGCGGTCTTGATCCTGTGAAACCGCCCCTCAAGCCGGCACCACCCCGGCTCTGA
- a CDS encoding CRTAC1 family protein, producing the protein MVVVWSGMRLGASPGGWWLAVCLALLGFADVGRAASGTAPVPARHPGTLRMVQHLERVRETADPRAMSYLAEGQLTRLRKALALATNAQQQIPIRYHLAYQQLLCGRTLEALDTWEAIEREVATSGGRIEGRAAVELRMRKAIAHLRLGEQENCQANHTAESCLFPIEPGGWHRLPRGSRSAIPLLTEQLNEFPGDPGSRWLLNLAYMTLGEWPDKVPARWLIPPKVFASEYPLPRFPEVAGSLGLDVDDLAGGCIVDDFDNDGFLDVMVSAWGLDGQLRLFRNGGDGTFTERTVEAGLAGLVGGLNIQQTDYNNDGHLDVWMLRGGWLAKAGRIPNSLLRNNGDGTFSDVTEEVGLFSRRPTQTSVWFDFDGDGWLDVFVGNESTDPDDPDPCELFRNNGDGTFTECGAAAGLALRRFVKGVACADYDGDGRPDLYLSCLDGPNVLLRNEGPQDPAAGPGSPWKFTDVSRAARVSDTVLSFATWFFDFDNDGHEDLVAFGYRIRGVGDVAADYLGLPHQGALPKLYRNNGDGTFTDVTVATGMNRLSHAMGCNFGDLDNDGWLDMYLATGDPDLTTLIPNRMFRNDGGRYFQEVTTAGGFGHLQKGHGIAFADLDHDGDQDVYAVMGGAFPGDNYRNALFLNPGTTNHWLKLSLVGTRANRAAIGARIRVEVQTPDGPRRIFKTVNSGGSFGSSPLRQEIGLGQATAVTSVEVVWPGSGHRQTFDDIEPNRAYQLKEGRPDALALRLPAIRIVPDGRHSHRSRERAGL; encoded by the coding sequence ATGGTTGTTGTTTGGAGCGGTATGCGGTTGGGGGCTTCCCCGGGCGGATGGTGGCTCGCAGTCTGTCTTGCCCTCCTGGGATTCGCCGACGTCGGCCGGGCAGCCAGCGGGACCGCTCCGGTGCCGGCCCGTCATCCGGGGACGCTCCGGATGGTCCAGCATTTGGAGCGCGTTCGCGAGACCGCGGATCCGCGGGCCATGTCTTACCTCGCCGAAGGACAGCTCACACGCCTTCGGAAGGCCCTGGCCCTGGCCACGAATGCCCAGCAACAGATCCCGATCCGCTATCACCTCGCCTACCAGCAACTGCTGTGCGGGCGCACACTGGAGGCGTTGGACACCTGGGAGGCCATCGAACGGGAAGTGGCGACTTCGGGCGGCCGGATTGAAGGCCGGGCGGCGGTTGAGCTCCGCATGCGCAAGGCCATTGCGCACCTCCGACTGGGAGAACAGGAAAACTGCCAGGCCAACCACACCGCGGAATCGTGCCTGTTCCCGATCGAACCCGGGGGCTGGCACCGGCTGCCTCGCGGCTCACGGAGCGCCATCCCGCTGCTGACCGAACAGTTGAACGAATTCCCTGGAGATCCCGGCAGCCGCTGGCTGCTCAACCTCGCCTACATGACGCTTGGGGAATGGCCCGACAAGGTGCCGGCCCGCTGGCTGATCCCGCCCAAGGTGTTTGCGTCGGAGTACCCGCTGCCGCGATTCCCCGAGGTCGCCGGATCGCTGGGGCTGGATGTGGACGACCTGGCAGGCGGCTGCATCGTGGATGACTTCGACAACGACGGATTCCTGGACGTGATGGTCTCGGCGTGGGGCCTCGACGGACAACTCCGCCTATTCCGCAATGGCGGCGACGGCACCTTTACCGAGAGGACCGTGGAGGCGGGGCTTGCCGGACTGGTGGGGGGCCTCAATATCCAGCAGACCGACTACAACAACGACGGCCACCTGGACGTCTGGATGCTCCGGGGCGGCTGGCTGGCCAAGGCGGGCCGGATCCCCAATTCGCTGTTGCGCAACAACGGCGACGGCACCTTCTCCGACGTGACCGAGGAGGTCGGATTGTTCTCCAGGCGGCCAACACAGACGTCGGTCTGGTTCGACTTTGACGGTGACGGCTGGCTCGACGTGTTTGTAGGCAATGAATCCACGGATCCCGACGATCCGGATCCCTGCGAACTCTTCCGGAACAACGGCGACGGCACGTTCACCGAATGCGGCGCCGCTGCCGGATTGGCCCTGCGACGCTTCGTGAAGGGAGTGGCCTGCGCGGATTATGACGGCGACGGAAGGCCAGACCTGTACCTGTCCTGCCTCGACGGTCCCAACGTCCTGCTGCGAAACGAGGGCCCGCAGGATCCCGCAGCCGGCCCCGGGTCGCCATGGAAGTTCACCGATGTATCCCGGGCCGCCCGCGTCTCGGATACGGTTTTGAGCTTCGCCACGTGGTTCTTCGACTTCGACAACGATGGTCACGAGGATCTGGTGGCGTTCGGCTACCGGATCCGCGGCGTTGGCGACGTGGCGGCGGACTATCTCGGCCTGCCCCACCAGGGCGCCCTGCCGAAGCTGTATCGCAACAACGGCGACGGCACCTTCACCGACGTCACGGTGGCGACCGGCATGAACCGCCTGTCCCACGCCATGGGATGCAATTTCGGAGACCTCGACAACGACGGCTGGCTCGACATGTACCTGGCCACGGGGGATCCCGACCTGACCACGCTCATTCCCAACCGCATGTTCCGAAATGACGGGGGCCGCTACTTTCAGGAGGTCACGACCGCCGGCGGGTTCGGGCACCTCCAAAAGGGCCACGGCATTGCCTTTGCCGATCTGGATCACGATGGCGATCAGGACGTCTACGCGGTGATGGGCGGCGCCTTTCCGGGCGACAACTACCGCAACGCGCTCTTCCTGAATCCCGGAACCACCAATCACTGGCTCAAGCTGTCGCTCGTGGGCACGCGGGCCAACCGCGCGGCCATCGGCGCGCGCATCCGCGTCGAGGTGCAAACCCCGGATGGACCCCGCCGCATCTTCAAGACGGTCAACAGCGGCGGCAGCTTCGGCTCCTCGCCGCTGCGGCAGGAGATCGGCCTCGGCCAGGCGACGGCGGTCACCTCCGTGGAGGTCGTCTGGCCCGGGTCGGGACATCGCCAGACCTTTGACGACATCGAGCCCAACCGGGCCTACCAGTTGAAGGAGGGGCGTCCCGACGCCCTCGCCCTCCGTTTGCCGGCGATCCGAATCGTCCCGGACGGACGACACTCGCACAGGTCGCGGGAGCGGGCCGGGCTTTAG